Proteins from a genomic interval of Bradysia coprophila strain Holo2 chromosome X, BU_Bcop_v1, whole genome shotgun sequence:
- the LOC119082075 gene encoding CCR4-NOT transcription complex subunit 6-like isoform X3: protein MCYNVLCDKYATRQMYGYCPSWALSWDYRKKAILDEIRHYSADIISLQEIETEQFYHFFKPELKNDGYEGIFSPKSRAKTMGENERKYVDGCAIFYRTSKFMLLKEHLVEFNQLAMANAEGSDNMLNRVMPKDNIGLAALLKVKDSAWESITPEQALLTQPILVCTAHIHWDPEFCDVKLIQTMMLGNELKSILDETNHSLRPSHKYDINNVQLLLCGDFNSLPDSGVIEFLSSGRVSMDHQDFKELGYKSCLQRLLGTEAFDEFTHSFKLASAYSEDIMPYTNYTFDFKGIIDYIFYSKTGMVPLGLLGPISSDWLREHKVVGCPHPHISSDHFPLLVELELLYNPTQTPNGLIGRR, encoded by the exons ATGTGTTACAACGTATTGTGTGATAAATATGCCACCCGACAAATGTATGGATATTGTCCCAGTTGGGCACTCAGCTGGGATTACAGGAAAAAG GCCATATTGGATGAAATTCGTCATTACTCAGCTGATATAATTAGTCTACAAGAGATTGAAACCGAACAATTCTATCATTTCTTTAAACCTGAGCTCAAAAACGACGGCTACGAGGgcatattttcaccaaaatctCGTGCAAAAACAATGGGTGAAAATGAACGTAAATATGTGGATGGTTGTGCAATCTTTTATCGGACATCAAA GTTTATGCTGCTGAAAGAACATCTAGTTGAATTCAATCAACTTGCTATGGCCAATGCTGAGGGCTCGGACAATATGCTGAATCGTGTGATGCCGAAAGACAACATCGGACTGGCCGCACTGTTGAAAGTTAAAGATTCGGCATGGGAATCCATAACACCCGAACAGGCGCTATTAACGCAACCGATACTGGTTTGTACCGCACACATTCACTGGGATCCCGAATTCTGTGATGTCAAGCTGATCCAGACCATGATGCTCGGCAACGAACTGAAAAGTATTCTTGACGAAACCAATCACAGTCTTCGACCATCGCATAAATACGACATCAATAACGTACAACTGTTACTCTGCGGCGATTTCAATTCGCTGCCCGATTCCGGTGTCATCGAATTCCTCAGCTCCGGTCGTGTGTCCATGGACCATCAAGACTTCAAGGAACTGGGCTACAAATCGTGCTTGCAACGACTGTTGGGCACCGAAGCATTCGACGAGTTTACGCATTCGTTCAAATTGGCCTCGGCGTACAGTGAAGACATCATGCCATATACAAACTATACATTCGATTTCAAGGGCATCATTGAttatattttctattcaaaaactGGTATGGTTCCGCTGGGACTATTAGGACCAATATCTAGTGATTGGTTGCGCGAGCACAAAGTGGTTGGCTGTCCGCATCCCCATATCTCATCGGATCATTTTCCATTGCTGGTGGAATTAGAACTGCTCTACAATCCAACACAAACCCCGAACGGTCTGATCGGCCGAAGGTAG